The genomic stretch GCCCACCCCGGGGGGTCTCCCGCCAACACCGCGGTCGCGCTGGCGCGGCTGGGCACGCCCGTCGCCTTCGCGGGACGCCTGTCCGGCGACGGGTTCGGGCGCCGCCTGCGCGCCCACCTCGAGACCAACGGGGTCGACCTCGGTCTCAGCGTCGACGCGGCCGAGCCGACCACGCTCGCGGTGGTGGAGCTCGACGCCCGCGGCGGCGCCGGGTACACCTTCTATGTCGAGGGCACCACCACGGCGACCTGGGCGGCGTCGGAGCTCCCCACCGACCTCCCCGAGCAGGTGAACGCGATCCACACCGGGTCGGTGGCGCTCGCGCTGCCCTCGGGGGCCGAGGCCATCGGCGACCTGCTCCGGCGCGAGCAGGGCCGGCGTGCGATCTCCCTCGACCCCAACGTGCGCCATCCGTTCGCCGGCGATCGCGAGACCTACCGCCGCCGCCTGGAGGGCTGGTTGAGATGCGCCAGCCTGGTCAAGGTGAGCCTGGAGGACCTCCAGTGGGTCCACCCCGGCGAGGCGGTCACCGAGATCGGCCGGCGCTGGCGCGGGCTTGGACCCGCGCTCGTGGTCGTCACCCTCGGCGGGGCGGGGTGCATGGCGTTCGTCGGTGGCGAGGAGATCACCCGTGCGGCGACGCCGGTGACGCTCGTGGACACCATCGGTGCCGGCGACTCGTTCACCGCGGGCCTGCTCGACTGGCTGGACCGGCACCACCGCCTCGGCCCCGCCGGCCCCGCGGCGCTCACCGCGCCCGAGGTGGTGGCCGCGTTGGACTTCGCGAGCGAGGTGGCGTCGATCACGGTGAGCCGGGCCGGGGCGGACCCGCCGTTTCGGCGGGAGTTGGGGGACTGATCCCCGGCCGGACGGGACCGTGCAATCCCTCCGGCGACGTCGGTGAGGTGCATCTCACCCTGCGGCTACATGTGGCAGAAACATGTGTGGACATGTCCACCCGGCGCGCAATCGCGCCCAGAGCGTCGCCATGCAACGCGGCGGAAACGACCGCAGTGGCGAGTGATTAAGGTCTCTCGCCGCGCGTAGGTTGCGCGCAATCCGGAGCGTCGAGTCGGTGCCCGCCGCAGTGATGCGGCAGACCGGCACAGAGCCGGCGAATGGGTCGAGATCATCCGCAGTGGAAGGTGTACCGACATGCTCAAGTTCCTCACCGTACGAGGTGCCGCGCTCATCGCCCTGGCGACGCTCACGGGCTGCGCCAGCGCCGCCGTGCTCGAGCGGCCCCTGGCCGCGAATGCGCCCACGGTGGCGACGGCGCCGCAGATCGTCGAGGCCGCGGGCACCTCGCCCGCGGTCCTCGACACCTCGCAGCCCACCCCCGCGGCCACATCGATGCCCATGCCGGCGACAACTCCGACAGCCATCCGCTTCCGCCCGGCGCCGTTACGGCCGGCGCCGGTGCGGACGCCGGTGACCAGGGCGGTCCCGGCGGCGGTCGCCGCACTGCCGCCGCACCCCGCCGCTGCGCTGCGGCCGCTCACCGCCGCGAGCGGCAACTGGTCCGGGTACGTCGAGGCCGGCTCCTTCTCGCAGGTCTCGGGGTCGTGGACCGAGCCGACCGTGCGCTGCACCGCGCCGGACGCGACCCTGGCGCTCTGGGTGGGCCTGGGCGGCGACGGCTCGCTGCCGCTGTACCAGGCGGGGTCGGGAGCGATGTGCCGGAACGGGTCGCCGGTGCACTTCCTCTGGTACGAGCTGCTCACCGCCGCGCAGCAGCCGCCGCAGGTGATCGTGCGCGAGATCGCACCCGGCGACGTGGTCGCGGTCTCGGTGGGCCTCCGCGGCGCCGGGGGCGGCGGCAGCATCCAGCTGGCCGACCGCACCGCCGGCTACGCCACGACCGTCGGCTTCGCCGCCCCGGAGACCACCCTCGACACCGCCGAGTGGATCACCGAGGCGACCACCACGCCGTCGACGGGCACGATCACCCCGCTCGCCGACTTCGGCACCGTCGACTTCCACTCCTGCACCGCGAACCAGGGCACGGAGGGAATCGGGAGCGCCGCTGCCGGTCACCTCACCGCGCTGCTGCTCCACGACGCCAGCGGAGGCACCGCCACCCCCGGCGGCGTCAGCCCCGACGGCTCCGGGCCCGGCGGCTCCTTCTCCGTGACCTACGGTCGATGAGCTACGACGCGACCACGTTGCCGCAGCTGATCGGCGTGAACTCCGGCCCGTTCAGCCCGGGTCCGCGGTGGACGTTGACGTACCAGGTGCCGAACTCGGGAGCGTCCTTCACGGTGGTGGTCGACTCGGCGTGGCCCTTGGCGTCGGCCTGCAGCGCGGTGAGCGGGATCGCCACCGAGCCCTGGGCCTCGCAGCGGCCGTTGTGGATGTGCGCCGGGTGGGACGTGCTCGGCTCGAGGCCGTCGAGCACGACCTTGACGGTGAGCTCCCTGGTGCCGGGGTCGCGGATGAGGGTGGCGGTGCCGGTGACGTTGTCGCCGGCGGCGCCGTTCGGTCCCATCGCCAGCTGCCCGGGATGGCCGGTCAGGTCGGCGCAGACGATCGACTTCTTCTCCGCCGGGGTGCCGGTGGTCGGGCCCGTGTGGAAGTGCACGTAGGCGCCGGTGGGCACGGCGGGCACGTTCGGCACCTTGGTGGTGACATCGACCACACCCTTGTCGTCGGGCATCCCCGGGTTGAGGGTGTAGAGGATGTCGCCGGGCGCCCCGGCGCAGGTGCCCTTGTGGATGTGCGAGGGCATCGCCACCTTGGGCGCAGCGCCGGTGACGTGGAGGCTGACGGTGAGCACCTGGGTGCCGGCGTCGTAGGCGATGGTGGCGGTGCCGGTGGGGACGTGGGCCAGCTGTGCCGACGCCTTGGTGGCGGCGGCGGCGCCGCCGCCGGCGGAGGGCTGCGCCGAGGGAGGGGGGGCGCTGCCTCCGCAGGCGGCCAGGGCGGCGGCCGCGGCCAGGGCACCGAACACACCACGACCCGTGCGCGTACTGATCACCGTCAGCCTCCTCTCAGCTCCACATCCTCGCGACGCGCGATTCTAGCCGGGCCGCCCCCCGGTGGGGGAGGGGTGGGCCCGGCTCAGCCATCCAGCTGGGCCAGCCGGCCGGCGAGGAAGTCGCGCTCGACGGCGTTCTCGGTGAGCGCCAGCGCCTCCTCGTAGGCCACCCGCGCCTCGGCGGTACGGTCGAGGCGGCGGAGGAAGTCGGCCCGGGCCGCCGCCAGGTAGCTGTAGCCGGCGAGCTGCGGCTCGGCCGCCAGGGCCTCGAGCGCCACCAGCCCCGCCTCGGGGCCGCGGGCGAGGCCGAGGGCGACGGCGCGGTTCAGCGCGACCACCGGTGACGGCCAGAGCTGGGCCAGGAGGTCGTAGAGGGCCACCACCTCGCGCCAGTCGGTGTCCTGCCAGCTCGGTGCCTCGGCGTGGACGGCGGCGATCGCCGCCATCAGCGCGAACCGCCCCGGCGGCCGGCGCCGCAACGCCTCCCCCACCAGGGCGAGGCCCTCGCCGATCGCCCGCCGGTCCCACCGGGCGCGGTCCTGGTCGGCGAGCAGCAGCAGCCGGCCGTCGTCGCCCAGCCGGCTGGCCCGGCGGGCGTCGGTGAGCAGGATCAGCGCCAGCAGGCCGGCGACGTCGGCGTCGGCGGGGAGCAGGGTCCGCAGCATCCGGGCCAGGTCGAGGGAACGCTCGACCAGGTCACCGCGGACCAGGCCGTCGCCCACCGGGGCGGTGTGCCCGGTGGTGAACAGGAGGTGCACCACGGTGAGCACCGCCTCGATGCGGGCGGGCAGATCCTCGGCGGGCGGCACCCGGTAGGGGATCCGCGCCGCCGCGATCTTCCTCTTGGCCCGGGTGATCCGCGCCGCCATGGTGGGCTCGCTCACCAGGAAGGCGCGGCCCACCTCCGCGGTGGTGAGCCCGCAGAGCAGCCGCAGGGTGAGCGCCACCTGGCTCTCCAGGGCGATCGCCGGATGGCAGCAGGTGAAGATCAGCCGCAGCCGGTCGTCGGGGACATCGTGCTCGCCGGTCTCCCCGGGCCCGGGGGCGACCTGGTCGTCGAGGAGCAGCGGCAGGGTGCGCCGCAACTGCTCCTGCCGGCGGAGCAGGTCGACGCCGCGCCGCCGCGCCACCGTGGTCAGCCAGGCGCTGGGATTCGCGGGGATGCCGCGGGACGTCCAGGTGCTGAGCGCCCGGGCGTAGGCGTCCTGCACGCACTCCTCGGCGAGGTCGATGTCGCGGGTGGTGCGCACCGTCGCGGCGAGCACGAAGGCCCACTCGCGACGGTGCGCCTCGGCGACCGCCGCCGCCACCGCGGAGGCGGCCGCCGGAGGCGCGCCGGTCAGTCGAAGACCATCACGGGGCGAACCTCGACGCCGCCGAACCGTGCGGGGACGTCCTTGGCGATGGCGATCGCCTCGTCGAGGTCGGCGGCCTCGACCATGTAGTAGCCGCCGAGCGCCTCCTTGGTCTCGGCGAAGGGGCCGTCGGTGACCGCCACGTTGCCGGCGGCGTCGCGGCGGATCGAGGTGGCGGTGCTCGTGGGCTGGAGCGCGTTGCCCCCGCGGAGCACGGCGCCGTGCTTGGTGCCGAAGTCCTGGTGTGCCTTCATCACCTGCTCGAAGGTCGCCTGCTCGGCGTTGGCATAGGACGCCTCGTCCTCGTGGATCAGGATCAGGTACTGCGCCATGGCCTGTTCGTCTCCCTGCTGGCCCGGCTGTTGGGGCCTCATGCTACCCCGACGAATGGAAACCGCCCGGATCGACAGCCCGCGGCGACGAGATCACCTGACCACGTAGAGGGCGAGCATCCCGGCGGAGATGTGGTCGGCGACGTGGCAGTGGTAGAGCCAGATGCCGGGGTCGTCGGGGACCATGTCGGCGACCACCATGGTCGCCGGCAGCAGCGCCACCACGTCGGTCCGCATCCCCATCGCCAGCACCGTGTTCCCGTGCCAGTGGGGGGTGTGGAGGTCGACCTCGGTGCCCATGCCCATCACGTACCAGCGGACCCGCTCGCCCCTGCGGATGTCGAGGTCGGGGAGGTTGCCGAACACGTAGCCGTTGATGGCGTGCTTCTTGTTGCTCTCGACGAAGTCCGGGTCGTCCCTCCTCACCGTGGCCGGAGCCGAGGTGTGGGTCCTGATGTTGTCGTCCAGCCAGGGGCTGCGGTTCTCGTCGGAGACCATGAACATCGTGACCAGCTCCCGGTCGGCGTCCCTGGGGCTGCCGTCGGGGCGGGCCATGCCCCGCCGGGTGACCACGATCGCCCCCATCAGACCGGCGTAGGTGTCGGCGACCTCGTCGGTGTGGGAGTGGTACATCCACATCACCGAGCTCGGGTCCATCGGCCCCGGCCCGGCCCGCTCGGGGACCTGCCACACGTAGGTGTGCATGCCGCCCTGGGGCACCGAGTCGTCCGCCCTGTCGACGCCGCTGGTGCCGTCGGCGTAGGCGGCGCCCTCGGAGGCCTTGTCGTAGAACACTCCGTGCGGGTGCATGCTCGCCGGGCGCGAGGTGTGGTTCGTGAACACCACCCGGATGGTGTCGCCGACCTCGGCGTGGATGACCGGGCCGAGCAGCCCGAGGTGCTTCCACGCCTCGGGGCGGGGCGCCGGCGTCGTGAAGGTGGCGTCGGTGTACTCGCGGAACACCGACTTCGTGTACACCCGCCCGATGCGGCCGGGGCCGGTGGCCATGTAGGTGTTCTCCGCGTCCCCGAAGGGCTGCCCGGTGACCAGGTTGCGGCCGGCCGGCGCGTAGTCCCAGGCCACCTCGTCGGCGGCGATGTAGTGGAGCCGGACCTGGCCGGCGCCCGCCGCGGCCGCCAGCCGGCCGGCGGTGGCGGTGCCGTTGCCGCTGCAGCCCGCCAGCAGCCACCCGCCGAGCGCCAGCAGCAGCAGGCGGGGGCACCGCCCTCCCCACACCCCTCGTGACATCACAGCCTCCCTTGCCTCGGTATAAGTGCGCGCTTAGGTCAGGCTAAGCGCAGCCGTAAGGCTACCCTGACCAGCCGCCGACTTCAACCTGCGCGGGGCCGTGGAGCGCTTGACGTGCGGCTGCCTGCGGGGTAGTTTACAGGTAACTAACACGCAACTTAGGGGAAACTAAATGAACGGCCTCGCGGTGGCGGAGGTCGCCGCCACGTGGCCGGCGGCGGCCGGCTGGACCGACCACTCCGGGCACTCCGGAGGCCCGGAGGCCCGGGGGCCCGGCGGCGAGGCGCTGCGGGCGAGCTGCCTGCTGCCCTGCCTGCTCCTCGTCCTGAGCGAGCATCCCGCCGACGCCCGCGCGGTCGCCGCCGGGCTGGAGGGCTTCGGCTACCGTTGCGACGCCCGTGGCGCCGGCCGCCGCCTGCGCTCGCTGGAGCGGGCCGGGCTGGTCCGCCGGGGTGCGGCGCGCCCGGGGGTCGACGACCGCCGATTCCGGCTGACCCGCCGGGGGCGCTTCCACCTCGACGGCTCCGCGGCGGCGATCGCAGCCATCAGCAGGCGTCTGGAGGCCCTCTTCTCGGCTCTCGGCGCCGACCCGGTCAGCCGGTGAGGGGGGACCCTCGGCGCAGTCCGGGGGCTCCCAGCCACCGTGAGAGTGGTTCCCGTCACCAGCCGTGAGGCTCAGTCGGGAGCCGGCATCTCGGTGGTGACCGCGGTGCCGTGGCACTCGGCGCAGACGCCCTCGACGGTCAGCACGGTGGCGCCGACGTGGTACCCGTGGCGGTCGAGCAGCCGCCGGGCGAGCGGCGCCACGTCCTCGGCGGAGATCTCCACCATCCCCTTGCAGCGGACGCAGACCAGGTGATGGTGGGCGTCGTCGCTCTCGAGCTCGAACTGGGCGGTGTCGCCTCCGAGCCGGGTCTGGCGCACCAGGCCGATGCCGGTGAGGGTCTCCAGCACCCGGTAGACGGTGGACCGGTTGAGGGTCGCGTACTGCTCGCTCACCGCCCGCCACACCTCGTCCGCGGTCATGTGCCGGCCGCGGGCCTCCCGGAGTGTCTGGAGGATGAGCTGGCGCTGCGGCGTCCAGCGCAGGCCAGCGGCGCGGACCGCGGACGCGTGGTCCGGAGTGCCCGGCGAGGACGCCCGCTGAGCTGCTGCCATGCCGACCATCATGCACCTCTCCGGGGCGCTCACGGGAGGGGTTCGGCGGCCCGATCGTCGAGGCCTCGGCGCGCCGCCCTGCCCGGGGCCGGTCAGATCGCGGTCGCGGCCTCCTGCTGCAGCAGCGGGGCCAGCTGGGTCTCCCAGAAGCGGAGGAAGCCCTCCTGCTCCGGGCCCGCCTGGACCACGGCGAGGTCGGTGAAGCCGGCCTCGGCGAAGGCGCGGATCGCCTCGGCGTGGACCTGCGGGTCGGGACCGCAGGGCACCAGCTCGGTGATGTCCTCGTCCTTCACGACGCGGGTGGCGGCCTCGAAGTTCACAGGGTTGGGCAGCTCGGCCATCACCTTCCATCCGGGAACGGCGAAGCGCCACATCTCCCGGGCGGTGCGCACCGCCGCCTGCCGGTCGGCGGCCCAGCAGACCGCGATCTGGCCGTAGGTGCGCCGCCCCTGGCCGCCGGCGCGGCGGAAGCCCTCGACCAGGTCGCGGCTCGGCTCGACCGCGATCAGGGCGTCGGCGAGCTCACCCGCGAGCCGGGCGGCACGGGGCCCTCCGGCGGCGACGGCGATCGGCGGCGGCTGGTCGGGGAGGGTGTAGAGCCGGGCGTCCTCGAGGCTGAGGTGCCGGCCGCGATACGACTGGAAGCCGCCCTGCCAGAGCCGGCGGATGATCTCGATCGCCTCCGCGAGCATCTCCTGCCGGACGTCGTCCGGCGGCCAGCCGCGCGCCACCACGTGCTCGTTGAGCCGCTCGCCGGCGCCGATGCCGAGGGTGAACCTGCCCCCGCTCATCAGCTGGATGGTGGCGGCGGCCTGGGCCACGACCGCCGGGTGGTAGCGCATCGTCGGGCAGGTCACCCCGGTGATCAGCTCGATCCGGTCGGTCCTGTCCGCGAGCGCACCCAGCACGCTCCAGGTGAACGGGGACTGGCCCTGGCTCTCCAGCCACGGGTGGAAGTGGTCGGAGATCATCGCGAAGTCGAAGCCGGTCGCCTCCGCGCGGCGGCAGTTGTCGACCAGCTGTCGGGGCGTCGACTGCTCGCAGATCATCGAGTATCCGAAGCGCATGCGGACGAGTCTGACAGCCGGTACCGGACGCTGCTCAGCGCTTGAACACCCTGTCGAGCACCAGGATGCTGGCCTCGAACAGCGCGATGAGCGGGACCAGCAGCGCGGCCGGGGTGAAGGGGTCCGCCCCCGGCGTGACCACCAGCGAGACGAAGACGATCCCCACCCAGATGGCCTTCCGCTGCCGGCGCAGCTTTGCCGATGACACGATGCCGAGCAGGCCGAGCAGCACCACCGCGACGGGCAGCTCGAAGGTCACGCCGAAGATGACGATCAGCAGCGTGAAGAAGGAGAGGTAGGCGTTGAGGTCGGGGAGGAACTCGGCGTTGCCGCCGAGGAAGTTCGCGAGGAAGCCGAGCCCGACCGGCATCACCAGGTAGGCGAAGGTGCCGCCGACGGCGAACAGCAGCAGCGCGGTGGCGAGGAAGGGACCGGCGAAGCGCCGCTCGGAGCGCCTCAGCCCTGGGGCGATGAAGCCCCACATCTGCCAGAGGATCACCGGCAGCGCGCCGATGATCCCGCAGATCGACGCCACCTTCAGCGGGATGCTGATGCCCTCGGTGGGGCTGGTGACGATCGGCGCGCCGACGATGTGGTGCCCGTGCGCGAGCACGCTGATCAGCGGTCGCTCGAGCAGTCCGATGATCGCGCCGTTGAACACGAAGGCCAGCAGCGTGCAGCCGATCCACGCGATCCCACTGATGATGAGGACGCGTCGGAGCTCCTCGAGGTGCTCGATCACCGTCATGCGGCGGTCGGAGGGGAGGGCGTTCTGCACGGCTGCCGGCCTCCGGTCTCAGGCCGCGGGGCGGTGGTCGCGGGACGCGGCGACGGGATCCACGCCGCTCACCGGCAGCACGACGGGCGCGGGAACGGGCGCGGGATCGGGGCTGATGACGCTGCTGCGCAGGTCGCTGGTGTGATGCTTGAACTCACGGATGGCCTTGCCCATCCCGGAGCCGAGCTCGGGCAGCTTGCCCGGGCCGAAGATGATGACGGCGACCACCAGCAGGATGATCAGCAGGGGCAGGTGACCGGTGCCGAATGGCATGTCGAGGACCTCGTGGGAGTGGATGCGTCTGTCGGGAACTACTGGGACGGGCGCGGGTTGGATCAGATCCCGGGGGGCAGCGGCACCCGCAGGACCTCGGGCCCGGTGGGGGCCAGGCTGCCGCCCGCGGGCTCGGCGGTGACGGCGATCGCGGCGAAGCCGTGGAGGCTGCGGGAGATCACCGACGACCAGCTGCCGCCGTCCGGGCCCTGGGCGAGGTACGCGGCCGCCAGCGGCGCGCCGCCGGCGGGGATCAGCCAGACCTCGTAGGTCTGCGCGGAGGTGCCGCCGAGCACCGCCGGGAGGGTCAGGCCGTTGGCGGTGAGCACCCCCTGGTGCCGGCTGGGGTCGTAGTCGAGGGCGCAGCGGGTCGCGGGCACACCGGCCGACCCGCAGGTGGGCACCCGGACCGCCACCGCAGCGGCGGGGTGCGGACCGGCGACCGACCAGGCGGCGAGCACGCTCGCGGTCGCGGCCACCAGCCCGCCGGCGGCGGTGAACCGCCGGCCCGAGGGCACCCGGCCCCAGAGCCGCCGGTGCCACCGGTCGGAGCGCTGGGGCACCGCCGCGGCCGCGCTCGCCCGCGCCTCGGCCTCCACCCGTGCCATCAGGTTGCGGCGCAGGCTCGGAGGTGGGGTGACCGGGGTCACCGTGCCGGCGATCATCGTCCCCACGTGCAGGAGCGCGCCGCCGACCTCGCGACAGCCCCGGCACCCCTCGAGGTGGAGGCGGAGGCCGCCCTCCTCGCCGGGATCCAGGCCGCCGACGGCGTAGGCGGCGAGCAGCAGCTCGGACTCGTCGCAGCTCATGCCGGCTGCTCCACGCACCATCCGCCCAGCACACCGCGCAGGGTGCGCAGGGCCAGACGGGTGCGTCCCTTCACGGTGCCGAGGGGCACCTGCATGCGGGCGCTGATCTCGGACTGGCTGCAGCCCCCGAAGTAGGCGAGCTCGATGGTGGTGCGCTGCTCGGCGGGAAGCCGCTCGAGCGCACCGCGGATGTGCTCGCGATCGAGCTCCGCGATCACCTCGGTCCAGGTGTCGCTGGTGGAGGAGCCGGCGGCGACGTGCTCGAGCGGGAGCTCGTCCCGCGACCGGCCGGCGCGCCCGCGGGTGCGGTCGATGGAGCGGTTGCGCACCACGGTGCAGAGCCAGGAGCGCACCCCACCGCGGTCGGGACGGTAGGTCGCCGCCCCCCGCCAGACGGAGAGGAATGCCTCCTGGACCACGTCCTCCGCCGCGGACGCGTCATGGAGGACGCGGAGCGCGACCGCATAGGCCAGCGACCCGTAGCGGTCGTAGAGCAGCTCCATCCCCTCGGGCGAGCCCTGGGCGATCAGCTCGACGGCTCTCTCGTCGGTGGTCATGGCCGGCTCCGTGGGTGTTCTCACGGTGCCCCATACGCCGCGACCGGCCCCGCGGATCACTGCGGCGGTCTGTGATCCGTCCGCCCGGCGCCCCGCGTAGGCACTCACCGCAACACCCATTCTCGGAGGCGTTCACCGTGACCTTTGACGAACCCAGGATGACGGACCTGATGGAGGAATCCCAGGACCTTCACAGCACCGCCATGCGGCTCACCGACCAGGCCGTCGACGAGATCGTCGAGACCGGCCGTGAGCGCCGCGCGCGGGGCGAGATCGAGACCGCCGATCCCGGCCGTCGCACCTTCCTGCGCCGCTCGCTGCTCGCCGCCGGCGTGGTCGGCGGTGGCGCGCTCGGCGCGTCGATGTTCTCTCGGATGATGACCACCGCATACGCGGCCAGTTCCGCCGACGTGATGATGCTGCAGACCGCGGCCTCCATCGAGAACCTGGCGGTGGCGGTGTACACCAAGGCGGCCGGCCTTCCCCCCGCCGTCAGCGGTGCGGCGATCCCGACGGTCAAGGCGTTCGTGGTCATGACCATCAAGCAGCACACCGACCACGCCAACGCCTTCAACGCCGCGGCGATGCAGCTCGGTGGCGTGGCGCAGCCCAAGATCGACCAGGTCGTCTACGACGCGGTCGTCGCTCCTGCGCTGGGAAAGATCAAGGGCCCAGCCGACGTGGTGGCGCTCGCCCAGACGCTCGAGGATGCCGCCGCGCAGACCTACGTGAAGTTCGGCGGTGACGTCGACGACAAGAACGCCCTGAACGCGTTCGCCACCATCGCGCCGGTCGAGGCGCAGCACAGCGCGGTGCTGCTGGCCGTGGCCGCGCTCATCGCCGGCGGTGCCCCGCAGCTGATCACGATCACGCCCGCGGTCGACGCCAGCAAGCTGCCCGCGGCCGCCGGGTCGGTGGGCTTCCCCAACAACTTCTACAAGACGGACGCGGCGCGGCCCGCGGCCGAAGGGGCGGTCCAGTGAGCCGCGGCAAGAAGGACAACAGCATGGACCTGTCGGAGCGCGAGCTGCTCGCGATGACCAGTGACCTCGACCAGATGCACCGGGACATGTTCCCGCGCTTCCAGGTCGCGGTCGCCGAGATGACCGAGGGCTGGCGCGAGTGGACCGAGCGCGAGCAGGCGATCAGCCGCATGAACGCGACCCGGCGCAACTTCCTCCGCGGCGGCCTGGTGACCGCCGGCGCGCTCGGCGGCGGCGTCCTGCTCGCCGCCTGCGGTGGCTCGAACAGCCCGTCGAGCGCGGGCACCACCACCTCGACCGCCACCTCGCAGAGCGTCGACCTCACCGTCGCCCGGCTGGCCGCCAGCCTCGAGATCCTGGCGATCAACACCTACCAGACGGTGCTGGACGCCGCCGGCAAGGGTGCCCTCGGAGCCGTGCCGCCGGCGATCGGCACCTTCGTCACCACCGCCAAGGGACAGCACACCGACCACGCCAACGCCTGGAACGGTGCGCTCACCGGCGCCGGCCAGTCGGCGCAGACCGCGCCCGACCCCCACTACAAGAAGGTCGTCGACGGCGCGCTCCCCAGCGTCAAGACCGTCGTCGACGCGGCCAAGCTCGCGCTCACCCTCGAGACCGTCGCGATGGAGACCTACACCGCCGGTGCGGCGCTGGTCACCGACAAGAAGAACCGGCTGGTGGCGCTGACCATCGCCCCGGTCGAGGCCCAGCACGTCGCCATCCTCAACTACGTCCTCGGCCAGTACCCGGTCCCCGACACGTTCATCAAGACCGACATGGCCGCCTCTCCCAACGACCTCACCGAGGGCTGACCCGCCGACCCCCACACGTGCCTGGGACCGCCGCCCACCGCGGGCGGCGGTCCTTCGCGGGTCAGAACCCCAGGACCTCTCCGACCAGGATGACGGTCACGCGCTCGGGCGCGAGCACCCGGGTGACGATGAGCACGTTGTTGACCCCGCTCGGCACCCCGTAGGCCCGCAGCGCGCGCTCGTTCTCGAGCGGGTAGCAGTATTCGTGGATGCGGCGCAGCCCGGTGGCGATGTCGGGCACGATCTTCTGACCGCCCACCACCAGGACCACCCGGCTCGCGCCCGACGCCAGCGGTCCCAGCTGGCTGCCGCTCGCCGAGGCCACCAGCAGCGACCCGTCCTCGGTGACGGCGTGGGCGCTGCCCACGACGTGGTCGGGCGAGGCGCCGAGCTTCCGCATCTCCTTCGCCTGCATCTGCCGGTCCATCTGGTAGAGGGCGAGCCGGGTCGGGCGGTAGCGGCCGGTTCGCTCGATGTCCTCGGCGACGCCGATGGCCTCGAGGGTCCGCGAGGTGTTGTTGAAGACCTCGGCGCCGTCGGGCAGCCGCTCGAGCACGGCGCGACGCGCCTCCTGCCCGGTCGGCACGACCAGGGCGTCCATCCCGTGTGCCCCCAGCGCCCGGGCGGCGGCGGCGATGCGCTCGGCGGTGGCGAGCACCGCGAACTCCGGGTTGGGGGCCGGCGGCTCCCCGGCGGTCGCCGTCGCCAGCGGCTCACTCACCCCCGGTCTCGGCGAGGTACCGGTGCACCAGCGCCACCGCCATCGCACCCTCGCCGGTGGCGGCGGCGCAGCGCTTCATCGAGCCGTGGCGGACGTCGCCGGCGGCGAAGACGCCGGGCAGGCTGGTCTCGAGCGGGTACGGCTGACGCGCCAGGGGCCAGCCGTCGGGCACCCCACCGCCGGGGGAGAGGTCGGTCCCGGTCACCAGGTAGCCGGCGCGGTCGCGCACCAGCTGCAGCTCCTGCATCCCCCCGGTGCAGGGCATGCCGCCGATGCAGATGAAGAGCGCGTCCGCCGCCGTGGTCTGGACCCTGTCGCCGCCGTCGAGGGCGACGCGCAGGGTGCGCAGCCGGGCGTCGCCGTCGACCGCGGCCACCTCGGCGGAGGTGCGCACCTCGATGTTCTCGACGGCGGTGACCTGGTCGACGAGGTACTGCGACATCGAGGCGCCCAGCGCCGGCCCGCG from Candidatus Dormiibacterota bacterium encodes the following:
- a CDS encoding sigma-70 family RNA polymerase sigma factor gives rise to the protein MTTDERAVELIAQGSPEGMELLYDRYGSLAYAVALRVLHDASAAEDVVQEAFLSVWRGAATYRPDRGGVRSWLCTVVRNRSIDRTRGRAGRSRDELPLEHVAAGSSTSDTWTEVIAELDREHIRGALERLPAEQRTTIELAYFGGCSQSEISARMQVPLGTVKGRTRLALRTLRGVLGGWCVEQPA
- a CDS encoding TIGR03557 family F420-dependent LLM class oxidoreductase gives rise to the protein MRFGYSMICEQSTPRQLVDNCRRAEATGFDFAMISDHFHPWLESQGQSPFTWSVLGALADRTDRIELITGVTCPTMRYHPAVVAQAAATIQLMSGGRFTLGIGAGERLNEHVVARGWPPDDVRQEMLAEAIEIIRRLWQGGFQSYRGRHLSLEDARLYTLPDQPPPIAVAAGGPRAARLAGELADALIAVEPSRDLVEGFRRAGGQGRRTYGQIAVCWAADRQAAVRTAREMWRFAVPGWKVMAELPNPVNFEAATRVVKDEDITELVPCGPDPQVHAEAIRAFAEAGFTDLAVVQAGPEQEGFLRFWETQLAPLLQQEAATAI
- a CDS encoding ferritin-like domain-containing protein translates to MEESQDLHSTAMRLTDQAVDEIVETGRERRARGEIETADPGRRTFLRRSLLAAGVVGGGALGASMFSRMMTTAYAASSADVMMLQTAASIENLAVAVYTKAAGLPPAVSGAAIPTVKAFVVMTIKQHTDHANAFNAAAMQLGGVAQPKIDQVVYDAVVAPALGKIKGPADVVALAQTLEDAAAQTYVKFGGDVDDKNALNAFATIAPVEAQHSAVLLAVAALIAGGAPQLITITPAVDASKLPAAAGSVGFPNNFYKTDAARPAAEGAVQ
- the tatA gene encoding twin-arginine translocase TatA/TatE family subunit — translated: MPFGTGHLPLLIILLVVAVIIFGPGKLPELGSGMGKAIREFKHHTSDLRSSVISPDPAPVPAPVVLPVSGVDPVAASRDHRPAA
- the tatC gene encoding twin-arginine translocase subunit TatC, with amino-acid sequence MQNALPSDRRMTVIEHLEELRRVLIISGIAWIGCTLLAFVFNGAIIGLLERPLISVLAHGHHIVGAPIVTSPTEGISIPLKVASICGIIGALPVILWQMWGFIAPGLRRSERRFAGPFLATALLLFAVGGTFAYLVMPVGLGFLANFLGGNAEFLPDLNAYLSFFTLLIVIFGVTFELPVAVVLLGLLGIVSSAKLRRQRKAIWVGIVFVSLVVTPGADPFTPAALLVPLIALFEASILVLDRVFKR
- a CDS encoding ferritin-like domain-containing protein, producing the protein MSRGKKDNSMDLSERELLAMTSDLDQMHRDMFPRFQVAVAEMTEGWREWTEREQAISRMNATRRNFLRGGLVTAGALGGGVLLAACGGSNSPSSAGTTTSTATSQSVDLTVARLAASLEILAINTYQTVLDAAGKGALGAVPPAIGTFVTTAKGQHTDHANAWNGALTGAGQSAQTAPDPHYKKVVDGALPSVKTVVDAAKLALTLETVAMETYTAGAALVTDKKNRLVALTIAPVEAQHVAILNYVLGQYPVPDTFIKTDMAASPNDLTEG
- a CDS encoding anti-sigma factor, whose protein sequence is MSCDESELLLAAYAVGGLDPGEEGGLRLHLEGCRGCREVGGALLHVGTMIAGTVTPVTPPPSLRRNLMARVEAEARASAAAAVPQRSDRWHRRLWGRVPSGRRFTAAGGLVAATASVLAAWSVAGPHPAAAVAVRVPTCGSAGVPATRCALDYDPSRHQGVLTANGLTLPAVLGGTSAQTYEVWLIPAGGAPLAAAYLAQGPDGGSWSSVISRSLHGFAAIAVTAEPAGGSLAPTGPEVLRVPLPPGI
- a CDS encoding LUD domain-containing protein, producing MSEPLATATAGEPPAPNPEFAVLATAERIAAAARALGAHGMDALVVPTGQEARRAVLERLPDGAEVFNNTSRTLEAIGVAEDIERTGRYRPTRLALYQMDRQMQAKEMRKLGASPDHVVGSAHAVTEDGSLLVASASGSQLGPLASGASRVVLVVGGQKIVPDIATGLRRIHEYCYPLENERALRAYGVPSGVNNVLIVTRVLAPERVTVILVGEVLGF